Proteins co-encoded in one Brassica rapa cultivar Chiifu-401-42 chromosome A02, CAAS_Brap_v3.01, whole genome shotgun sequence genomic window:
- the LOC103852981 gene encoding thaumatin-like protein 1b precursor, with the protein MALTLPLIFLLLSHFFFPGVEPTSFVMVNKCEYTVWPGLLSNAGVPPLPTTGFVLQKGEEQTIDAPASWGGRFWGRTLCSTGTDGKFSCATGDCGSGTLECSGSGATPPATLAEFTLDGSGGLDFYDVSLVDGYNVPMLVVPQGGSGQNCSSTGCVVDLNGSCPTELRVTSVDGAKQSMGCKSACEAFRTPEYCCSGAFGTPDTCKPSSYSLMFKNACPRAYSYAYDDQSSTFTCAKSPNYVITFCPSPNTSQKSSQDQSPDPKPTSTPAGGSTTWSPADTSMIYEGALDQSKASPSTSHLSLCGITVTLALAFCRMWWLF; encoded by the exons ATGGCTCTTACGTTGCCATTGATCTTCCTCTTGTTATCCCATTTCTTCTTCCCTG GGGTCGAACCGACGAGCTTTGTTATGGTGAACAAATGTGAATACACAGTCTGGCCGGGACTTTTATCCAACGCCGGGGTTCCTCCGCTTCCGACTACTGGCTTCGTTCTCCAAAAAGGCGAAGAGCAAACCATCGATGCTCCAGCTTCATGGGGCGGTCGTTTCTGGGGAAGAACACTCTGCTCCACCGGCACCGACGGTAAATTCTCCTGCGCCACCGGAGACTGCGGCTCCGGGACACTAGAATGCTCCGGATCCGGCGCAACCCCACCGGCGACGCTAGCTGAGTTCACACTCGACGGATCAGGAGGTCTAGATTTCTACGACGTGAGCCTCGTGGACGGGTACAACGTTCCCATGCTCGTCGTCCCTCAGGGAGGATCAGGACAGAACTGCAGCAGCACTGGTTGTGTCGTGGATCTGAACGGTTCGTGTCCGACGGAGCTGAGGGTGACGAGCGTCGACGGAGCGAAACAGTCGATGGGTTGTAAAAGCGCGTGCGAAGCGTTTCGGACGCCGGAGTATTGCTGCAGCGGCGCGTTCGGGACGCCTGACACGTGTAAACCGTCTTCGTACTCGTTGATGTTCAAGAACGCGTGTCCACGTGCGTACAGCTACGCTTACGATGATCAGAGCAGTACCTTCACATGCGCTAAGTCCCCTAACTACGTCATCACCTTCTGTCCGTCTCCGAACACAAG TCAAAAATCATCTCAAGATCAGAGCCCAGATCCGAAACCGACGTCGACTCCTGCCGGAGGAAGTACGACGTGGTCGCCGGCTGATACATCGATGATATACGAAGGAGCTTTGGATCAGAGCAAAGCATCACCTTCCACGTCTCATCTTTCGTTATGTGGAATCACAGTCACACTTGCGCTGGCATTTTGTCGGATGTGGTGGCTCTTTTGA
- the LOC103852983 gene encoding defensin-like protein 1 — protein sequence MAKFASIITLIFAALILFAAFEAPTKVEGQKLCRKPSGTWSGLCANSDACRKQCIRLEKARDGSCKYEFPAHKCFCYYPC from the exons atGGCTAAGTTTGCTTCCATCATCACCCTCATCTTCGCTGCTCTCATTCTCTTTGCTGCGTTTG aaGCACCAACAAAGGTGGAAGGGCAGAAGTTATGTAGGAAGCCGAGTGGGACATGGTCAGGACTCTGTGCAAACAGTGATGCGTGCAGGAAACAGTGCATCCGTCTCGAGAAAGCACGAGATGGTTCTTGCAAATATGAATTCCCAGCTCACAAGTGTTTCTGCTACTACCCATGTTAA
- the LOC103853416 gene encoding defensin-like protein 3: protein MAKFASIITLLFAALVFFAAFEAPMMVEGQQPKYCRKQSKTWSGLCTKSGSCKKQCIRVEKAAHGSCNYIFPIHKCICYYLC from the exons ATGGCTAAGTTTGCTTCCATCATCACCCTCCTCTTCGCTGCTCTTGTTTTCTTCGCTGCTTTTG aAGCACCGATGATGGTGGAAGGACAACAACCAAAGTACTGCAGGAAGCAGAGTAAGACATGGTCAGGTTTATGTACAAAGAGTGGTTCGTGCAAGAAACAGTGCATCCGCGTCGAGAAAGCAGCTCATGGTTCTTGCAATTATATCTTTCCAATTCACAAGTGTATCTGTTACTACCTTTGTTAA
- the LOC103852982 gene encoding uncharacterized protein LOC103852982 — MCLMALSDAVLGNLATIYVAVIIAIKVYGLVSGQSFSAGFVVVVSITTVGVLLAVTLAWDVSRRAADAVSRYNRVVAGEDLSHRLNHDGGGGICKGGICWHGVAVRSPASQVRFRLPQHIPYGAF, encoded by the coding sequence ATGTGTCTAATGGCGTTATCAGACGCGGTTCTCGGGAATCTTGCGACGATCTATGTTGCGGTGATCATAGCGATCAAAGTCTACGGATTAGTCTCCGGCCAGAGCTTCAGCGCAGGattcgtcgtcgtcgtctcgaTTACGACGGTCGGAGTTTTGCTCGCGGTTACGCTCGCCTGGGACGTCTCTCGCAGAGCCGCCGACGCGGTTTCTCGGTACAACCGCGTCGTTGCCGGCGAGGATCTAAGCCACCGTCTCAATCACGACGGTGGTGGTGGAATTTGTAAAGGAGGGATTTGCTGGCACGGCGTTGCGGTCCGGTCGCCGGCTTCTCAGGTTCGGTTTAGGCTTCCGCAACATATACCGTACGGAGCTTTCTGA
- the LOC103852980 gene encoding monocopper oxidase-like protein SKS1 has product MRYVVVGVLLLISLVVLELSNAMAPSVSYEWVVSYSERSILGANKQVIVINDMFPGPILKATAGDVVNVNIFNHLTEPFLMTWNGLQMRKNSWQDGVRGTNCPILPGTNWTYRFQIKDQIGSYFYFPTLLFQKAAGGYGSIRVYSPELVPVPFPRPDGEFDILIGDWFYTDYRGMRASLDNGLSLATPDGILFNGHGPEEAFFAFQPGKTYRLRISNVGLKTSLNFRIQDHDMLLVETEGSYVQKRTLSNLDIHVGQSYSVLVTAKTDPIGSHRSYYIFASTRFSNSYMTGLALIRYPNSPVDPVGPVPAAPESWDYASSVRQTLSIREDLAVGAARPNPQGSYHYGRVNVSRTIILQNDVMSSSNRLRYTVNGVSFVFPETPLKLADHFQLKNTIVPNMFPTYPSNKTPRFGTSVVDIRYRDFVHIVFENPLDESQSWHIDGYNFWVVGMGFGGWSESKRAGYNLVDAVSRSTIQVFPYSWVAILIAMDNQGMWNVRSQKAEQWYLGEELYFRVKGDGQEDPRNIPTRDESPIPENFLRCGRVL; this is encoded by the exons ATGAGGTATGTGGTGGTTGGTGTGTTACTTCTGATCTCTTTGGTCGTCTTGGAGTTGAGCAATGCCATGGCACCTTCTGTTTCGTATGAATGGGTTGTCTCTTATTCAGAACGTTCCATCCTTGGAGCCAACAAGCAG GTTATAGTGATCAACGACATGTTTCCTGGACCGATCCTTAAGGCAACAGCAGGCGATGTAGTAAACGTCAACATTTTCAACCATTTGACCGAACCCTTTCTCATGAcctg GAATGGGTTGCAAATGAGGAAAAACTCGTGGCAAGACGGAGTTCGAGGGACTAACTGTCCTATACTACCGGGAACAAATTGGACGTACCGGTTTCAGATAAAGGATCAGATCGGAAGTTACTTTTACTTCCCAACACTTCTGTTCCAAAAGGCGGCCGGAGGATACGGTTCAATTAGAGTCTACAGTCCAGAACTGGTCCCGGTTCCATTCCCTCGGCCCGATGGCGAGTTTGACATCTTGATCGGAGATTGGTTCTATACTGACTATAGG GGTATGAGAGCTTCACTTGACAATGGTCTCAGTTTAGCAACTCCTGATGGTATTCTTTTCAATGGGCATGGACCCGAAGAAGCCTTCTTTGCATTTCAACCAG GTAAAACATATAGGTTGAGAATATCAAACGTGGGTCTGAAGACATCCTTAAACTTCAGGATCCAGGACCATGATATGCTCCTGGTTGAGACAGAGGGTTCGTATGTTCAGAAACGTACCTTATCAAACTTAGACATCCATGTGGGCCAATCATATTCCGTTCTCGTCACTGCCAAAACCGACCCGATTGGAAGTCACCGCTCCTACTACATTTTCGCCTCAACCCGGTTTAGTAATTCATACATGACCGGCTTAGCATTAATCCGATATCCCAACTCCCCCGTTGACCCGGTCGGACCAGTTCCCGCTGCACCGGAATCGTGGGATTACGCCTCCTCGGTTCGACAAACCCTATCTATTAG AGAGGACCTAGCCGTTGGAGCAGCAAGACCAAACCCACAAGGCTCATACCACTATGGACGCGTTAATGTGAGCAGAACAATAATCTTACAAAACGATGTCATGTCATCGTCGAACAGGCTCCGTTACACAGTTAATGGCGTCTCGTTTGTCTTCCCCGAAACACCCTTAAAGCTCGCTGATCACTTCCAGCTAAAGAACACGATCGTCCCCAATATGTTCCCTACTTATCCTTCCAACAAAACGCCACGTTTTGGAACATCAGTGGTCGACATTCGGTACAGAGATTTCGTCCACATAGTTTTCGAGAATCCACTTGATGAATCGCAGAGCTGGCACATCGACGGTTACAATTTTTGGGTTGTCGG AATGGGGTTTGGAGGTTGGTCTGAAAGCAAGAGAGCTGGATACAACTTAGTGGACGCTGTTTCTCGGTCGACAATTCag GTTTTTCCATATTCGTGGGTGGCGATATTGATAGCGATGGATAATCAAGGGATGTGGAACGTGAGATCACAGAAGGCAGAGCAATGGTATCTTGGTGAAGAGCTTTACTTCAGGGTTAAAGGTGATGGACAAGAAGATCCTAGGAATATTCCGACAAGAGATGAATCTCCGATACCGGAGAATTTCCTCCGCTGCGGTAGAGTTCTctga